Proteins encoded together in one Anaerotignum propionicum DSM 1682 window:
- a CDS encoding phage head-tail connector protein — protein MELAEQVKLITGNANDALISLMLNKAKGEIESYLNLGYDTKYDNIAVDIAVLKINRLGSEGLSSQGYSGASESYVDGFPQEIRMQLDRFKKKWGAL, from the coding sequence ATGGAACTTGCAGAACAGGTAAAGCTTATCACTGGCAATGCCAATGATGCTTTAATCAGTCTTATGCTGAATAAGGCCAAGGGTGAAATAGAATCCTATTTAAATCTGGGCTATGACACAAAGTATGATAATATCGCCGTTGATATAGCAGTGCTTAAAATCAACCGTTTAGGCTCTGAGGGGTTATCTTCTCAGGGCTATAGCGGTGCAAGCGAAAGCTATGTCGATGGGTTCCCGCAGGAAATTAGAATGCAGCTGGACAGATTTAAAAAGAAATGGGGTGCTTTGTAA
- a CDS encoding HK97 gp10 family phage protein → MNEISLNIKKLIAETIPNSVMAALEGACQGIENKAVDNCPSDDGTLRGSITHRVEQSDRTFTGYIGSNAEYAPYVHEGTGLYAKDGKGRRNVPWVYRDAEGNFHSTKGQDPNPFLQKAVDESMDDILREFEGCLDDGT, encoded by the coding sequence ATGAATGAGATTAGCTTGAATATTAAGAAGCTAATAGCTGAAACCATACCAAACAGTGTTATGGCGGCCTTAGAAGGGGCATGTCAGGGCATAGAAAATAAGGCCGTTGATAATTGTCCGTCGGATGATGGTACATTGCGTGGCAGCATTACGCATAGGGTGGAACAATCTGACCGAACCTTTACGGGATACATTGGCAGCAATGCAGAATATGCACCCTATGTGCATGAAGGAACAGGGCTTTATGCTAAAGATGGGAAAGGCCGTAGAAATGTGCCTTGGGTTTATCGGGATGCAGAGGGCAACTTCCACAGTACAAAAGGGCAAGACCCAAACCCGTTTTTACAAAAGGCTGTTGATGAAAGTATGGATGATATCTTGAGAGAATTTGAGGGGTGCTTGGATGATGGTACTTAA